The Lasioglossum baleicum chromosome 10, iyLasBale1, whole genome shotgun sequence genome contains the following window.
ttcctcaatgatttgtatatatacagtcctcaaccgccttccgacatcccaaccgtctaaggcagggcccgctagatagccttactgatgagtcctctagcgggcctaggacgaaacgctctccttcctttttcctcctctctctcaTATTTAGATCCCCCACAGTAGCAATTCACGCCATCGCTGCATGTGATTGGGCCGCAAGGTGATCGATTTTCTGGAAGACGTAGGCAAAATTCAAGAAAATGAACTAAAATGAACTTTCAAATCAAGGGTCTTGTATACTCGGGTTGGCTGCACTGTGAGTTAGACTATTGTATGGCGGGAGAGGGCCTGTCGCCTGTCCCTTCTACCTGACTGGTAAATTCAGTCTGAAAGTGACCTTCGTTGAGGTAGCAGCTGTGTAACGTAAACTGTTGAGTGAGAAAAGTTTACAGCAGTGAACACTTTGTATTATAAATTGTaccgaattttattttacaatatggaCGTTGACGCTGAAGGTAAATTAATCATATTTATGCATGAACAATGgtgaattactattaattttgGAAAGCTAGGTTATGATTTTGACGATTTTAGGCACGGGCCTTGTATGTACATGCACGTAGTGATGAGATATGGGACAGCAGTGGAAAAAGCAGTAACGTATCGATGTATATTGCGGGGAAAGTAGTGGGGCATTATTATTGGCGGGAAAGTACTGGGAGAGTCTAGCACGAGACGAGCATGCTACGAATTTCtggtaaattattattaatatttgactGGCATACACGTGGTATacgttcatttttcaaaatcaaattataacaaatttttcaaaattatacggGCTGATCAAAGTACATACACCATTTTAGCGAACTTTTTATATGGGAAAAAGACGTCCCATatatcattactagactgcggatctttatgcaaaataaaaaatatatgcatcgattccaagacatagaagctaaatacaaatttctttcttcttttaattattttattaaactggaattaacatgttgatgttcttaaatttttttagatatatctactttaaattgtacacaacaatttttcttattaatgcataaaatccgcagtctagtcatcgctGATTGTACACAccattagtttacattataaCCTACAAAGAATCAACAGAAGTTGCCCCGAAGTGTCACTGTAATTCTGTTGGCAATTTTTGTAACACTGGGTATATGCATAAGTTTCTTTGTCTGCTAGTTTCTTTGTCATGTCAGCCTCGAGGTTTTCTGTATATGTAtcgcatagacatatagagatagactgcgcggcctgaacgaagcgctgaagtccacaatggcggcgtgcgagagagagagagcattagccggggtccatagcgctctctttctaattgatgtgtcgacacatcatatagaaagagagcgctatggaccccggctaatgccctctctctcactctttgtaccgcgcgccgccattgtgggcttcaactcgcccataagacggcgcagtctatctctatatgtctatgatgtATCGGTCTTTCTCCCTGATCTCTTTTGTTTTCCGACTCTATTTCTCAGGGGCGGATCTAGGCGGGCTGCAGCCAAGGGCccctgtcaaattgacgaaaataaaaacaacttaacactttacctaccggaaggcTATTAATAGGACTTTCAATAATCGTGCTGtatcaaaagaaagcatagaaattttcttttacattgcaatcttaaggatgttctggaggtacaatgggagacaaaagtacaagaaatttgaaatccatcaatacatggcaatgaaagccatttatGAGTATATTtggaatactgtaccctctgtagctatattcagtggtctacacttgtcgcgtttccatgctagtgagagacaacacgataaatttgacgtcttgtaatagtttataattttttttgctctgcaactgtttagtgaatcctaataaattttgaacataattaattacataatttttactacagaTAAAAAAAACtgaagtttctagttgcgttttttcaaggtttaaatagggtttgaagtggaatttcatgaattctccataagatgtgttaaaatgtgcgaactttaagttgctataattcttaaacgatggagtgaatcgaacccaaactttggtaattacattaatttagtaagaattatatcttgtcaaattttccaaaattttgttgcgtctttatatacctccagaacatccttaaatgaAACCATTAGataacgttattgagggtgacttgttaattctcaaagaaaattgctgttgctattaaaggttccattaaaaagtgtttagccatgtatcgtagatttttcaaaattatgtaataatcaccggtcggtaatctgttaaattgaaaatttaagaaacattgaATTATACAAAAATGTTTGGTACTCGAGTTAATTTGGGTAAGGCCCAGTATTAGAGACAGAAGGCGAGTGAATAGCAGCGGTGGAGCGTTAATTTTGGGGCCCTGGGCTGACACTGGGGACCTACCCGAAGTAACTCGAGTAACaacaatttttgtataattttctaTAACTTCCGCATTGTTATTTCTGTCCCCCTTCTACTCTAAAGTTGTAAGTTCTAAACTTTAAACATTGAACAATTATGCTCAGCAGTATACATTATACACGCTTCTTTGTTTCAGTCCCCGACAGCGTCGAACTCGTGCAAATGTCCAGGAAGGAGTTGTTCCTTTCAATAAGGAGTGATCTACACAACCAGATCAACGATATACTCCAACGTATCGAGGATCTATTAGCCAAGAAATTTCGAAGCTGTTACAGATTACCGAAACAGGACAAAGAAAGGCTTCGCAGATTGATTTACCAATTCAGAGGCAAGTGGTCGAAAGCCCACAGATCCCAAcccacatttcttaaatctttCCACAACTGGCTGGAAGCGCCACTTGTGTTCGAGAAAACATCGATTCCAGAAAAAGAGGACGATGTGTTATGGACCCCTCCTAGTGCAGCATCAGGCTCGACGAAGAAGAAACGTGGGCACAAAGAAAAAACTTTATCTGGTGAAGAAGCTCTGACTGTCatgacgaaattaaaattatcaagGCCCCAGTACGAGGGATTACGAGCTGTCAGCTACGAGCACAACTGTCAGCTATTTCCGCCATATGCAGCTGTGCTGGAGGCGCAAAAGTGAGATGTCAACGGCCGGCCCTGGCGGAAGCTTGTGGGAATAGCGTGGGAGAAGGGGATTGTAGAGTAGAGAGAGGACTCTGGTCCCACCCATAGTAGAGCGAGGGGGATTCTGGTCCCACCTATAGTAGACTGTGGGGGGAGAACTCTGGTCCCATCCAGTAAAGAGTGGGAGGAAGACTCTGGTCCCATTCATAGTAGAGTGAGGGGGATTCTGGTCCCACCTATAATATACTGTGGGGGGTTCTGGTCCCACCTATAATATACTGTGGGGGGTTCTGGTCCAACCTATAGTAGACTGTGGGGGGAGGACTCTGGTCCCATCCAGTAAAGAGTGGGACGAAGACTCTGGTCCCATTCATAGTAGAGTGAGGGGGACTCTGGGTCCCACCTATAGTAGACTGTGGGGGATTCTGGTCCCACCGatagtagagtggggacacagcTCTTATATTAATCTTAAATATTAATATGGCGATTCTGAGCGACACACCAGAGTCCTCcctccactctaccttccccttctacgacactgGACCCCACGCATCCTCATCTGCCCGGTCACATAACGCGTTTCCCCTTAATGCGTGCGCCCTCCTCTCATCTGACGACTCTGAAGCAGGGTTGCCATATTCTActctcgccaggccccttacgcTTCCGCTCCTCGCCCAGCTTGTCTGCTGAGTCCGCCCCACTCTTctcactaacactgacgcgtaccgctaacttagtTTACTCCACGTGGTACGCGTCaatgttagtgggaagagtggggcggactCAGCAGAcaagctgggcgaggggcggaagggtaagggacCTGGCGAGACTCGCATATGGCAACCCTGCTCTGGAGTCTACTATACAGCGGCGATTGAAGAATAAGAGACTCATCGGCCCCCTATCACTACCGAACACCCAAACGACACTCACATATCGGAATAAAGCAATGTCACTCGATTGGTAAAATTAATCATCCCAGATAAACATTAAAATTGAAGCGTATTGATTTTGCGCCAGGAACGTTTGCAATGGATATCGACGGGAGCCACGTTTGTGTGTTGGAATGCACAAGGTGGCTCGACGTATCATAAGGTAATCGATAAAGGCAATAATGGGCGTCTGTTACCGAAGATTATGGTAAACCTCTTTGAATGATGTACACCTATGCGCGCGGTTTACAGAGATTGATGAAGATGTAAATTGGTGGACGTGTCCGCAGGTTTATTCGGGATGTCCTCGgagtaagaagattatacgATAGACTGCTCCAGCCACTTGTGGAGAAACCTAATTCGTAGACGTAAAGTTGAGTCACATTTTCGTTCAAGAATTATTCGGTAGTACTGTGTCAAATGACTTCATCGATTCTTCAAGTAAACATTGTTAGAAATGATACTGTTGCGAACCTTTAATAGCGTATAAGTAGATTAAGTTTGATAACATTGTATAACCAAAGTGTTTCTAAGATAAagtatttgttttttttttataagaaTATGTCTGTTTTCATCTACCTTTGAGTTTGACGTTGATTAAAGTTGATTAGTAAATAATTATCatggactgcgaattttatgcagttttaacaaaaatgagtgg
Protein-coding sequences here:
- the LOC143213085 gene encoding uncharacterized protein LOC143213085, translated to MDVDAEVPDSVELVQMSRKELFLSIRSDLHNQINDILQRIEDLLAKKFRSCYRLPKQDKERLRRLIYQFRGKWSKAHRSQPTFLKSFHNWLEAPLVFEKTSIPEKEDDVLWTPPSAASGSTKKKRGHKEKTLSGEEALTVMTKLKLSRPQYEGLRAVSYEHNCQLFPPYAAVLEAQK